The genome window TTTTTAATGTGTATGCattatgtattgtatgttttatttattgttttattgtttagtAGGTTTTTAGCCCTGCCAGAAGGCTTCAAAGGGTGACCCCCACCCATACTGAGCTAGATCAGCTCATTGAGTAACCCAATGAAActtgctgtaaaatgttcagtacatccccttgcttagagggaaaggccttttaagaaacatgatccccgcagctaccgtgtTAAGCGTAGGGTGCATGATACATGTTTGCCAAAGTGCTTACTACACACTGGATACATATTATGCATGCAAGattggttttgctttataatatagttagattaaCTTGATTTATTTACAcagcccttgacagagaggaaagtaatatttcttattgtacaaggcacttaccacagacatgtagctaacctgattttgtataagtttaaacccaggaataagtcaCCTCCAATCCTCCCATCAAAGTTCCATAAACCCCTAACTCACTCACCTGCGCTAATGCAGTAGTAAAGTCATAATTATACAGTAAATATTTGTGTGAAAAAGACTCCTAATATTGGCCGCATCATGTGtagaaatacatattaaaaggaagcctagccagcagggagggaggaggagggtcactATACCATCTGTTCCCAAAAGCTAACAGGTTATAATTTCACCTTCAAGGGTAgatatatattattctatttacTATTTGCCCAattttacagcctttgacagagaggaaagtaacatacataaactgatcacaaatgctttgatataaaatatgaaatggtttgtgtgaggggtgattttttctcatttttcttgcttggagggaccattaagaaacatgatccctgctgctaccaccatcgggttaagttaaagttttctaaagaaagaattactacattacatttgtaagtcactgacacaacaaaaacacgtcctcacactcaccaccatcactttgttgatgcgtcatggacagcgatattaggtggggttagatacacgggagccaaggttcagaggagctgcctcgtacaggcctaccagcctcttgcagactcctgtgttcttatgttcttatataagaTAAATGTGTATGTAACAATTGCAAAAAATATTATGCTGTATTCATTCTTGTCTTCAATATGCTTGTTCAGATCTGGCAATACATTACAAAAATAAGGTTTATATTAACAAAATCCTATAGTTAATTTTATAGTCTGCCTTGTCATACATTACAACAACCAcgtccttttttattttcatttatttttcattctttttttattccgaACAGGGTAATTGAAGAGAAACCACAGCAAAGAGTGGCACTACATGAGGCAGGGACCTTCACCACCACACACTATGTACCTAAGAACATCAAGATTGAGAAGGAAGTCTGGTCCTCAAAGGTAGATATATACTTACTCATATATGCTTAGGTTAGACTATGCTTTGGCTGTTAACTCTCTTCAGTATGTGTTCGAGTGACACGTTGCACTTTGCGTAGCTTATTTGTTGTTGGGGTTGCGGTGGTCTAGCAGAAGGGAGAGGATCAGCGGCCGAGTAGACAGCTGTGTGTTGACTACCACTATTAAAGGTCAGGGAACACACACCCGACTTTGATTTGCCCAGCCACACTGATCTACAAGCTCAACATTGGCTACTCCCTCCTGTTCAGCCTGATctagttctctccctctctccttctcccaacCTCCATTCTAATCACATAACCTTTGATTATTTTGTCACCGTTAATCTTCAGATTCAGAGATTGATGTTATTTACCATAACATTAGATAAATCTTCCCTTACGCTCCTATGTACAAGAAACTAACCAACCATTCCTTACAGCCTAATGCAAAGGAGGTGGCAGCAGCTGAGGAGGCTaagagagagaggctggagaaagagaagaggaagcaggCTGAGGAGGACCAGCTAAGGAGGGAGCAAAGGGGGAAGGATGCACTGAGGAAGGAACAGCTCACTCGCCTCCTTCAGCACCTCATGGAAGGACTGGATGAAGCTCAGCGCCAACAACACCTTTCACAGTTCATGAATGGAAAAGAGGGATCAGTAAGTATATGGAGATGTAAAGATAATatgatgttcctcctcctcctcctcactgtctatttctttatataatcatcatttcatctttttcatttttacaaAGTCAGTAATTGTTCTCATTTCAAGGGGGTAGACGTTCGATGACATTTATTGTCATCACTTTTGTTGGAGTGGTAGTTTTAGTGCCTCGGATGCTtggaattatttttttccctaccATAACCTCAAGCCATACAAGTTCCATTTGTGCTTTCTAATTTAATCAGTAATGCAAAGACTGATAATGTTTCTATAACACTTGGTCCCTATTCCCTAATGTGTGTAACAAAAACTTTTAGACTTTGTTTTCTCTGATTAAAATCAAAATATGACTTGTGTTGTATCCTCAAGAGTGAAAGATTCTGACagtaagttttctttctttctcaggtCATGGAAACCAAGGAGAGTTTCCTGAAGGAGCAGAATCGCCagcagagggaggtggaggaagccgTGGAAAAACTCTtgcaagagaagatggaggaggaaaaggaggaagaggaagagatccCTAGTACAGATTCTAATCAGCTGTCCTCAGAATATTTAggtattattattaatgtttctTATGCTTTAACTTTGAAGACATAATTATTGATAttgatttcatataattttaTGAAACTTATGAAAGTATAATTCCTACTAGATTCTTATAGTTTTTCACAGGATAGTAAACCCTGAAGTTTACAAACTAAAGAGAGGATGAATAGTTTTCCTGGAGACCTGGTGTGCCTGGGAATCCACATTTTCCCAATGAAGTGTTGAAAAATAGTAATATCTACCCTTGATGGCTGGTGCTGTGGAGAATATAAATTTACTATGAATATTAATTAAACAATACAATGCTGAACTTTTATAATTCTCTTGCAGAAGAGGTAGAATCCTCTGTGGGCGGTGGGCAGGAGGCAACCACCGGCACAAAAGTCCGGGGTCTGAAATCACTTCttgaggaggtggagaggcgGCGAAGACGCATCCTACAGGAAATGGAAGACTCAGTCCCTGTGAGGGGACCAACTGATCCTCCCACGGGTGATGACGAAGGTGATGGCAGTGGCCCGGCAGACACAGCCAGGAGTATCCACTTGGCAGACACTGTTCCTGTGCATCTCCACCCTGGACACCCACACACTAGGGGCCCTCCTAATGCTTCTGCTGCTGGTCAACCTCCACTATTATCACCATTGTCTGAGGGCAGCACCACTGAGCTCCCAGACTCCTCAAGTACTGTGCTGCCACTTAGTGAGGAGTCCATACCACTCAGCACTGACCTTACTCAGCCCttcacaaccccctccccctcacacagaTACAGCACACCAGCACAGCCCAGAGACACATACATCAAACATCCAAACCTTGCCAAGCCTCACACAACCCCATCTGATGCAAGTTCATCCAGTTCAGGAGACATCAAGATAAATGTTGATTTGGATGTTGGCAGCAGCAGTCTCATTGGGTCTGACAGCACCCTTGATCAGAACCAGCAGTCAGAGTCCCCCATAAGTAGCACGGAATATTACAGTCCACCGTCAGAGCTTCCAAGGAGGCCGCTATCACTTCAGGAGATCGAAGACAACCTAAAAAGAATCCAGGAGAACAGACAACACAACTGGAACCTTCTTAACCACCTGTCATGGAGGAGAGGGTTGCCAGGCAGCCTCACCCCCATCACAACATACATGGAaaagctgaaggaggagggaacTGGGAAGAAACCCatcaaaaagaaggagaaatttgAACATCAGAAGAGAGAGCTGATTCAGTATTACATCCAGAGGTTACTCCAGAGAGGGGAGCACGAAGGAGAGCTTTCTGCCTCCACTGTGGAAGGTTCTggcctctctatctcctctttggGCTCTCTCCTCAGCTacctggagggagagagagaaaaagaccagCCCACAGACTTACCCTCCAGTTCAGCATCTGCCACCTTGTCATCCACGACCTCAAGATCACTTTCAGATTATAAAGATATTGACGAGTTTCCTGTGAGGATGAGGTCGAGGGAGCATGTGCATCCCCCATCTCACATCACTCACGTCACCACCACCCCCTACACTACTACATCTTCTGTTACTCCTACTACCACTCTTCTATCTTGCTCCTCCTCTACCTTGTCTTCCTCATTCTCACCTGAGTTCCAGCATTATCTCTCCTCCACATATCCTTCCCGTCATATCTCGAAGCCACATATACATCCACATGACTCTGTCTCCACCGCAAGACAGAAACTGAGTGGCCATGATTTTGTATCCCCCACAAATGGATCCTCCACCAGTGGGTATGTTTTCCTGCACGATTattctgaatatatttttttaagtattgCCAGTTTGGGGGGAAACAGTACTTGGTCATTGTTTTAAACTGTTGCTGTGTGGCCTGTTGTGCAATTTGACTTCtcatgcttatatattttcattgacaCCCTCATTCTAGATATTTTGTATGTCGTATATATCTTGGGAttacatttacatttatattCAGGATTATATggcatcttccttctcctctccctaacACAGGAGCCCTGAGCAGATGAGCACAGAGGGTGAAGGGTCACAGAGGCACAGCTCTCCTTGCAGCTACCTCACTCCCATTAGTGAGGATGAACCTGCTGTGAGGGAATACGAGGCTGCCAGTGAacttgacaccaccaccacaagacggGACGCAAGGATGAAAAA of Eriocheir sinensis breed Jianghai 21 chromosome 2, ASM2467909v1, whole genome shotgun sequence contains these proteins:
- the LOC126999867 gene encoding uncharacterized protein LOC126999867, which encodes MTMKNNSKPNRLRLSPNELQTLVKEERDKWRIFRIQQVREQAREEAQRVREAVRTKEEKMIELLSREVTQQWEAEKENKVSQLERQYQDCMRNVGQAHRQATQQPDPHKVLQQQAQHDRRLAVLRGQEAGKQQQEEVKQQQHERNTLLKQRQEALRLERLRARHVANLPLPEVFRKKTVIEEKPQQRVALHEAGTFTTTHYVPKNIKIEKEVWSSKPNAKEVAAAEEAKRERLEKEKRKQAEEDQLRREQRGKDALRKEQLTRLLQHLMEGLDEAQRQQHLSQFMNGKEGSVMETKESFLKEQNRQQREVEEAVEKLLQEKMEEEKEEEEEIPSTDSNQLSSEYLEEVESSVGGGQEATTGTKVRGLKSLLEEVERRRRRILQEMEDSVPVRGPTDPPTGDDEGDGSGPADTARSIHLADTVPVHLHPGHPHTRGPPNASAAGQPPLLSPLSEGSTTELPDSSSTVLPLSEESIPLSTDLTQPFTTPSPSHRYSTPAQPRDTYIKHPNLAKPHTTPSDASSSSSGDIKINVDLDVGSSSLIGSDSTLDQNQQSESPISSTEYYSPPSELPRRPLSLQEIEDNLKRIQENRQHNWNLLNHLSWRRGLPGSLTPITTYMEKLKEEGTGKKPIKKKEKFEHQKRELIQYYIQRLLQRGEHEGELSASTVEGSGLSISSLGSLLSYLEGEREKDQPTDLPSSSASATLSSTTSRSLSDYKDIDEFPVRMRSREHVHPPSHITHVTTTPYTTTSSVTPTTTLLSCSSSTLSSSFSPEFQHYLSSTYPSRHISKPHIHPHDSVSTARQKLSGHDFVSPTNGSSTSGSPEQMSTEGEGSQRHSSPCSYLTPISEDEPAVREYEAASELDTTTTRRDARMKKYRTQTSRLRQYHPADITTSSSGSPKEITSKLPKISREYRMRDLSLTDTTETIPPVATHTYEDTEKETTSNLITSSVIKMSDFRHPETSKSKLSELPGTDLSTFQSFEGDESPYLPATTSVPSVTTPTTVSTPATPPFSQPVSHSHSSEESSASMPDMSEVLRRFGLERATVKSSSTTTNSEEENSRCDWQKGME